From the Paraburkholderia aromaticivorans genome, one window contains:
- the traQ gene encoding conjugal transfer protein TraQ: MDLAQMVVHFASDFSVAMWRFLWVLGVVVGILYVGNSLLRMQRASRLPGQSPVTIGDILPIILIGGLLLNLSQFINATWNSFGTGSVSYGPISYSGAADFGRFADAINAVLTIASVAGGVFFFRGVVILKKASMDGQSSHGADDSVWRALTHMVGGAMLVQIPDVIEAFRQSFGLYW; this comes from the coding sequence ATGGATCTGGCTCAGATGGTCGTCCACTTCGCCAGCGATTTTTCGGTGGCGATGTGGCGATTCCTTTGGGTGCTCGGCGTAGTGGTCGGCATCCTGTACGTCGGGAACTCGCTGCTGCGTATGCAGCGCGCGTCGCGACTGCCGGGCCAGTCTCCGGTCACGATCGGTGACATTCTGCCGATCATCCTGATCGGCGGCCTGCTGTTGAACCTGTCGCAGTTCATCAACGCGACGTGGAATTCGTTCGGCACCGGCTCAGTGAGCTACGGGCCGATTTCGTACAGTGGGGCGGCCGATTTCGGTCGCTTTGCGGACGCGATCAATGCAGTCCTAACGATCGCGAGTGTGGCGGGCGGCGTCTTCTTCTTTCGTGGCGTCGTCATTCTGAAAAAAGCATCGATGGACGGGCAGTCGTCACACGGTGCTGACGATTCTGTCTGGCGTGCCCTCACTCACATGGTGGGCGGGGCGATGCTGGTTCAGATCCCGGATGTTATCGAGGCGTTCCGGCAATCTTTCGGCCTCTACTGGTAG
- a CDS encoding DUF6750 family protein, protein MLKPIEWLGDLGRKAHISATAKCADYVESRTPRERRIMMASAAMTFTGLFVATAAHAQATNGIAGMVDSAAQQGDSIKTNLGKLFAAVGFGGAGYGGYNWWRKGKEGEHSQIKGGQIFVPILAGAALGATGFVMIKAGETVGIQSSSQGALPQ, encoded by the coding sequence ATGCTCAAGCCCATCGAGTGGCTCGGAGACCTCGGGCGTAAAGCGCACATTAGCGCGACGGCAAAGTGCGCGGACTATGTGGAATCGCGGACGCCGCGCGAGCGTCGCATCATGATGGCAAGCGCCGCGATGACCTTTACGGGTCTGTTCGTCGCGACTGCGGCACACGCTCAGGCCACCAATGGTATTGCCGGGATGGTCGACTCAGCCGCCCAACAGGGCGATTCAATCAAGACCAACCTCGGCAAGCTCTTCGCCGCCGTTGGGTTCGGCGGGGCAGGCTACGGCGGCTACAACTGGTGGCGCAAGGGTAAGGAAGGCGAGCATAGCCAGATCAAGGGCGGCCAGATTTTTGTTCCGATCTTGGCGGGTGCCGCTCTCGGCGCGACCGGCTTCGTGATGATCAAGGCCGGCGAAACGGTAGGTATCCAGAGCTCGTCGCAAGGCGCCCTGCCGCAGTAA